A section of the Spirosoma pollinicola genome encodes:
- a CDS encoding ABC transporter permease, producing MKNSITSYLSKPENSYKARIRGIGQYGLLIAFIVICLTLTTITPKFLTVQNLMIIVTQVSINALLAFGVTFVIIAGGIDLSIGSMVAVTGVVAASFAHPDTYPVAVPLLAGLVSGLLFGAVNGFIITRSKVPPFIVTLGTMTIGRGLALILSKGRPISNLSDSFNFLGGGKILGVPTLIIILIVLFIGCSIVLKRTVLGRYIYAVGGNEQAARASGIQLNKVKMVVYTLCGGLAALAGILLTSRITTGQPNAGTGFELDAIAAAIIGGTSTSGGTGTITGTLLGALLIGVISNGLDLLNVTSYYQQVVMGAIIIGAVVLDSMNQTNKG from the coding sequence ATGAAGAACAGTATTACGTCTTATTTATCAAAACCTGAAAATTCATACAAAGCACGCATCCGGGGCATTGGTCAGTACGGGCTTCTTATTGCCTTCATCGTGATCTGCCTCACGCTTACCACTATAACGCCGAAGTTCCTGACGGTGCAAAACCTGATGATCATTGTCACACAGGTTTCCATCAATGCCCTGCTGGCCTTCGGGGTTACGTTTGTCATTATAGCGGGTGGCATCGACTTGTCGATAGGCTCGATGGTGGCCGTAACGGGCGTGGTGGCAGCCTCCTTCGCCCATCCGGATACCTATCCCGTGGCCGTTCCTTTGCTCGCAGGATTAGTGTCGGGTTTACTCTTCGGTGCGGTCAACGGGTTTATCATCACCCGTAGTAAAGTGCCGCCATTTATTGTTACGCTGGGAACCATGACAATTGGCCGGGGATTGGCCCTTATTCTGAGTAAAGGGCGGCCAATATCCAATCTGTCAGATTCGTTCAACTTCTTGGGTGGCGGCAAAATCCTGGGCGTACCCACGTTGATCATCATCCTCATTGTGCTGTTTATTGGCTGCTCCATTGTATTGAAACGGACCGTTTTGGGCCGATACATTTATGCCGTTGGGGGCAACGAACAAGCCGCCAGAGCATCCGGCATTCAATTGAATAAGGTCAAAATGGTCGTGTATACGCTTTGTGGCGGGTTGGCAGCATTAGCCGGAATCCTGTTGACATCGCGTATTACAACGGGACAGCCAAACGCCGGAACCGGTTTTGAACTGGATGCCATTGCTGCGGCCATCATTGGCGGCACCAGCACCTCGGGCGGCACCGGAACCATAACCGGCACTTTACTCGGTGCGTTATTAATCGGTGTCATCAGCAATGGCCTCGACTTACTCAACGTCACTTCATACTACCAGCAAGTTGTGATGGGAGCCATTATTATTGGCGCGGTGGTACTGGATAGCATGAATCAGACAAACAAAGGGTAA
- a CDS encoding sugar ABC transporter substrate-binding protein has protein sequence MKRISLTFSIATLSLAILLTSCNPSPSSEKSEGDGSKKLVVGVTMLSMQNEFIVNVNDEMTKKAQEAGIELITVDAERSALKQVEQVESFIAQKVDAIIMNPCEVEASSPAVAKALAAKIPIINVNSETSAKPSAFVGSDDVESARIAMKYIAERLGGKGNIVMMDGYMGQAAQLKREQGAREILKQYPNIKLLANQTGEWDRAKAMSLMENWIQSFGPQINAVFAHNDEMGLGAVKALTDAGMKDKVIVVSIDAIPDALQAVKKGTLDATVFQNAEQQGSKAIDTAIKAAKGQPYEKQTLVPFQLVTKDNLSKFLK, from the coding sequence ATGAAACGTATTTCACTAACCTTCAGTATCGCTACCCTTTCCCTCGCCATTCTGCTCACAAGTTGTAACCCATCCCCATCGTCCGAAAAGAGCGAAGGTGATGGCAGTAAAAAACTCGTGGTGGGGGTCACCATGCTCAGTATGCAAAACGAGTTTATCGTTAATGTGAATGATGAAATGACGAAGAAAGCGCAGGAGGCCGGTATCGAACTTATTACCGTCGATGCAGAACGGTCGGCGTTGAAGCAGGTGGAACAGGTCGAGAGTTTTATTGCGCAAAAGGTCGATGCCATCATCATGAATCCCTGTGAAGTAGAAGCCAGTTCTCCGGCGGTGGCAAAGGCATTGGCGGCTAAGATTCCCATCATCAATGTCAACTCGGAGACAAGTGCGAAACCGTCGGCTTTTGTTGGTTCCGATGATGTAGAATCGGCGCGGATCGCGATGAAATACATTGCCGAACGATTGGGCGGCAAAGGAAATATCGTGATGATGGACGGCTACATGGGGCAGGCAGCCCAACTGAAACGCGAACAGGGTGCCCGCGAAATCCTGAAGCAATACCCAAACATCAAGCTCCTTGCCAACCAGACCGGCGAATGGGACCGCGCGAAGGCCATGTCATTGATGGAAAACTGGATTCAATCCTTTGGGCCGCAGATCAACGCGGTCTTTGCCCATAACGACGAAATGGGCCTCGGTGCCGTAAAAGCCCTGACCGATGCGGGTATGAAAGACAAAGTCATTGTGGTGAGTATCGACGCGATTCCCGACGCATTACAGGCCGTTAAAAAAGGGACGCTGGACGCTACCGTTTTTCAGAATGCCGAACAACAGGGCTCAAAAGCCATCGACACGGCGATCAAAGCAGCAAAAGGGCAACCGTATGAGAAACAGACACTTGTTCCGTTTCAGTTGGTTACCAAAGACAATTTGAGTAAGTTTCTGAAATAG
- a CDS encoding DUF1553 domain-containing protein has product MITQLGIIKVIYRRIHWITGIVCLSVSILLQSCGVDKPAEIVQLADKLPETVDYNLHVKPILSDKCFFCHGPDKNSQKAGLELATPEGAMAALKKAKGKHAIVPGDLANSEVYHRIITADEHDMMPPKASNRVLSAYEKAILIKWIEQGAEYKPHWALIKPKQLDLPVVTDTRWPKNPIDYFTLSKMEEKGLKPSPEADKETLLRRVSLDLTGLPPTVAETDAFLADTSPTAYETVVNRLLHSPHYGEKMAVDWLDLSRYADTHGYTVDRYRPMWPWRDWVVQSFNKNRPFSQFLTWQLAGDLLPSPTPEQRLATAFNRNHSQNMEGGIINEEFRVEYVADRTNTLGTAMMGLTVECARCHDHKFDPISQKDYYSLFAFFNNVDEAGQISWDDAMPVPTMLLTQPKQDSILAFMDTKIKATETGLKQTVKAEQKAFDQWQSQTSSVAFDPKKGLQAHFKFDKLVHGRFVNEISVKDSGKVLDPVLVPGKLGNAFQSNGDDILTLGNAGIYNRSQPFSIGVWVNIPKGVSKAALVHKGNGDILYNFRGYFLNLRDDKAEVLMAHTWPYNSIVRVSRQVLPKDKWIHLTMTYDGSSKANGLRLFVDGHETAMITEKDNLYKDILFTGKQTGLMVGADMRGPGFKKGLVDELVVYNRTLTPPEVQALAQSVQQVSPMKGDPMKQYYFSHLSTAYQEHQTALQKLRAERNSLVEAIPEIMVMEDMKKPRPTYILKRGIYDAHSAQVQPDVPASVLPFSPDLPRNRLGLAKWLLDANNPLTARVVVNRYWQTYFGTGIQKSANNFGNQGGLPTHPELLDWLAVRFREGNGSATDRWNMKAMQKLIVMSATYRQSSRATRDGLQKDPENVWISRGPMSRLTAEMIRDNALAASGLLSKKMGGPSVKPYQPEGLWAVNNTTYEPDKGESLYRRSLYTFWRRTNPPPSMNTFDAPSRSYCVVQRQKTSTPLQALILLNDPQFVEAAEVVAERAFTQQKTLPDQLTQVFRLLTSRKPTVKELTILTRLYEQEYQLFRKNPAKMKGWLQAGEHTPGANFDKPGLAAGAVVASTVMNSEAFVTKH; this is encoded by the coding sequence ATGATAACACAACTGGGCATCATAAAGGTGATTTATCGACGTATCCATTGGATAACGGGCATCGTGTGCCTGAGCGTGAGTATACTTCTGCAAAGTTGTGGCGTCGATAAACCCGCCGAGATTGTCCAGTTAGCCGATAAACTTCCCGAAACGGTTGATTATAACCTGCACGTGAAGCCAATTCTCTCCGACAAGTGTTTCTTCTGCCACGGACCAGACAAGAACAGCCAGAAAGCCGGACTTGAATTAGCCACACCCGAAGGGGCTATGGCGGCATTGAAAAAAGCGAAAGGAAAGCACGCCATCGTCCCCGGCGACCTAGCCAATAGCGAAGTGTATCATCGCATCATAACGGCGGATGAACACGACATGATGCCGCCCAAAGCATCGAACCGGGTGCTGTCTGCCTACGAAAAAGCGATCCTCATTAAATGGATTGAACAGGGCGCAGAATATAAACCACACTGGGCGTTGATTAAGCCCAAACAACTCGATTTACCCGTTGTAACCGATACCCGCTGGCCCAAAAACCCGATTGACTATTTTACGCTGAGTAAAATGGAGGAGAAGGGATTGAAACCTTCGCCCGAAGCCGATAAGGAAACCCTCCTGCGCCGGGTATCCCTCGACCTCACCGGCCTGCCGCCAACCGTAGCCGAGACAGACGCTTTTCTGGCCGACACCTCCCCCACTGCCTACGAAACGGTTGTTAACCGGCTGTTGCACTCTCCTCATTATGGCGAGAAAATGGCCGTCGACTGGCTGGATTTGTCCCGCTATGCTGATACCCACGGCTACACCGTTGACCGCTATCGCCCCATGTGGCCCTGGCGGGATTGGGTTGTTCAGTCGTTTAACAAAAACCGTCCGTTTAGCCAGTTTCTTACCTGGCAACTGGCGGGCGACCTCCTGCCATCCCCCACCCCCGAACAACGACTGGCCACGGCTTTCAACCGAAACCATTCGCAGAATATGGAAGGCGGTATCATTAACGAAGAGTTCCGGGTCGAATACGTTGCCGATCGGACCAACACCCTCGGTACCGCCATGATGGGACTTACAGTCGAGTGCGCCCGCTGCCACGATCATAAGTTCGACCCTATTTCTCAAAAAGATTACTACAGCCTGTTCGCGTTTTTCAACAACGTCGACGAAGCCGGGCAGATCTCCTGGGACGACGCCATGCCGGTGCCAACCATGCTCCTAACACAGCCAAAGCAGGATAGTATACTGGCTTTTATGGACACCAAAATAAAAGCAACGGAAACCGGCCTGAAGCAAACCGTAAAGGCTGAACAAAAGGCGTTTGACCAATGGCAATCGCAAACCAGTTCGGTAGCGTTCGACCCAAAAAAGGGCTTACAAGCGCATTTCAAGTTCGACAAATTGGTTCACGGGCGATTCGTGAACGAGATAAGTGTCAAGGACAGCGGTAAGGTACTTGACCCGGTTCTGGTTCCGGGCAAGCTGGGCAATGCTTTCCAATCCAACGGCGATGATATTCTAACCCTTGGGAATGCAGGCATTTATAATCGCTCACAACCGTTTTCGATTGGGGTGTGGGTCAACATCCCAAAAGGGGTTTCCAAAGCGGCTCTCGTCCACAAAGGTAATGGCGATATTCTGTATAATTTCCGGGGCTATTTCCTTAATCTTCGAGACGATAAAGCAGAAGTGTTAATGGCCCATACGTGGCCCTATAACAGCATTGTGCGCGTTAGTCGGCAGGTATTGCCCAAAGACAAATGGATCCATCTGACCATGACCTATGACGGCTCGAGCAAGGCGAATGGGCTTCGGCTATTTGTAGATGGCCATGAAACGGCTATGATTACGGAGAAAGACAATCTTTACAAAGACATATTGTTTACCGGAAAACAAACCGGCCTTATGGTGGGAGCCGATATGCGGGGCCCCGGTTTCAAAAAAGGGCTGGTCGATGAGTTGGTGGTGTATAACCGCACCCTGACGCCCCCGGAAGTTCAGGCGCTGGCGCAGTCCGTTCAGCAGGTAAGCCCCATGAAAGGCGACCCGATGAAGCAATATTATTTCAGTCACCTCTCAACGGCCTATCAGGAGCATCAAACGGCCTTGCAGAAACTACGCGCCGAGCGGAATAGCCTGGTGGAAGCCATTCCGGAAATTATGGTGATGGAGGACATGAAAAAGCCCCGCCCCACCTACATCCTCAAACGGGGCATTTATGACGCTCACTCAGCTCAGGTACAACCCGATGTACCTGCCAGCGTTTTGCCCTTCTCCCCAGATTTGCCCCGCAACCGGTTGGGTCTGGCGAAGTGGCTGCTAGACGCGAATAATCCGCTGACGGCTCGGGTGGTCGTTAACCGATACTGGCAAACGTACTTTGGAACGGGCATTCAGAAATCGGCGAACAACTTCGGAAATCAGGGCGGCTTACCCACCCACCCCGAATTACTCGATTGGCTGGCCGTTCGGTTTCGGGAGGGGAACGGTAGCGCTACAGACCGCTGGAATATGAAAGCGATGCAAAAGCTGATTGTTATGTCGGCTACGTATCGGCAGTCGTCCCGCGCTACGCGCGATGGCTTACAGAAAGACCCCGAAAACGTCTGGATATCGCGTGGCCCTATGTCAAGGTTAACTGCCGAAATGATTCGGGATAATGCGCTGGCAGCAAGCGGACTCCTATCCAAAAAAATGGGTGGTCCAAGTGTGAAACCTTACCAGCCCGAAGGCTTGTGGGCTGTAAATAACACGACCTATGAGCCTGACAAGGGAGAAAGTTTGTACCGTCGGAGTTTGTATACCTTCTGGCGACGGACGAATCCGCCCCCGTCTATGAATACGTTCGACGCACCCTCGCGCAGCTACTGTGTGGTGCAGCGGCAGAAAACCAGCACACCGCTACAAGCCCTGATTTTACTCAACGACCCGCAGTTTGTTGAAGCCGCCGAAGTCGTAGCCGAGCGGGCCTTTACGCAGCAAAAAACGTTACCCGACCAACTCACGCAGGTATTTCGCCTGCTGACCAGCCGCAAACCGACCGTCAAAGAACTGACCATTTTGACCCGGCTTTATGAACAGGAATACCAGTTGTTCAGGAAAAACCCGGCAAAAATGAAGGGGTGGCTTCAGGCTGGAGAGCATACGCCAGGTGCTAATTTTGATAAACCGGGATTAGCCGCAGGCGCGGTTGTTGCCAGCACCGTTATGAACTCAGAAGCCTTCGTGACGAAGCATTAG
- a CDS encoding DUF1501 domain-containing protein, whose product MSEKLAQHLADTFNRRSFLTKASLGLGSMALGALLPQNLFSTPNAQQALTAPNRPPKAKRVVYMCQSGGPSQLELFDYKPYLKQMHGKDLPESVRKGQRLTSMSAQQSALPLVSSPFQFAQHGKSGAWLSELVPYTAKVADELCFIKSMYTEQINHDPALTFFQTGNQLAGRPSIGAWVSYGLGSANENLPAFIVLVSNDAPKDQPLYARLWGNGFLPSRHQGVQFRSGTDPVLYLSNPGGYTTADRRTMLDALKDLNQVQEEIYGDPEVANHIAQYEMAFRMQTSVPDVNDLSNEPDWVFDLYGPESRNPGTFAANCLMARRLLERDVKFVQLYHQGWDQHGNLPSGITKQCKATDQASAALVQDLKQRGLLDDTVVIWGGEFGRTNYSQGKLTKDNYGRDHHPRCFTMWMAGGGIKPGITYGETDEYGYNIVRNPVHVHDFQATLLHLLGVDHEKLIYEFQGRRFRLTDVEGKLVKGIMA is encoded by the coding sequence ATGAGTGAGAAACTAGCGCAACATCTGGCCGACACCTTCAACCGGCGGTCTTTTCTGACGAAGGCTTCGCTGGGCTTAGGCTCAATGGCGTTAGGTGCCTTATTGCCACAAAACCTTTTCTCTACACCCAATGCTCAACAGGCATTGACGGCTCCGAATCGTCCGCCAAAGGCCAAACGGGTGGTGTATATGTGCCAAAGCGGTGGACCATCGCAACTGGAATTGTTTGACTACAAGCCGTATTTAAAACAAATGCATGGCAAAGACCTGCCCGAATCGGTGCGAAAGGGGCAACGATTAACGAGCATGAGCGCTCAGCAATCGGCGCTTCCGCTGGTGAGTTCGCCCTTTCAATTTGCCCAGCATGGTAAAAGTGGGGCGTGGTTGAGTGAACTAGTGCCCTACACGGCAAAAGTGGCCGATGAGCTGTGTTTCATAAAGTCCATGTACACGGAGCAGATCAACCACGACCCGGCGTTGACGTTTTTCCAGACGGGAAACCAACTTGCCGGTCGACCTAGTATTGGTGCCTGGGTGAGTTATGGGTTAGGGAGCGCGAATGAAAACCTGCCCGCCTTCATCGTTCTTGTTTCGAATGATGCGCCCAAAGATCAGCCGTTGTATGCCCGGTTGTGGGGGAATGGGTTTCTACCCTCCCGGCATCAGGGTGTACAGTTTCGGTCGGGTACCGATCCGGTGCTTTACCTGAGCAACCCCGGCGGCTATACCACGGCCGACAGACGTACTATGCTCGATGCGCTTAAGGATTTAAACCAGGTTCAGGAAGAAATTTATGGCGACCCCGAAGTGGCCAATCACATTGCTCAGTACGAAATGGCGTTTCGGATGCAGACGTCCGTTCCCGATGTGAATGATCTGTCGAACGAACCCGATTGGGTATTTGACCTATATGGCCCCGAGTCCCGCAATCCGGGTACGTTTGCCGCCAATTGCCTGATGGCCCGGCGATTGCTGGAGCGCGACGTGAAGTTTGTGCAACTCTATCATCAGGGTTGGGACCAGCACGGAAACCTGCCCTCGGGCATTACCAAGCAATGCAAAGCCACCGATCAGGCGTCGGCCGCTCTGGTGCAGGACCTCAAACAACGCGGTTTACTGGATGACACCGTCGTGATTTGGGGCGGTGAGTTTGGCCGTACTAATTACTCGCAGGGCAAACTAACAAAAGACAATTATGGCCGCGATCACCACCCGCGATGCTTCACGATGTGGATGGCAGGCGGGGGTATAAAACCCGGTATTACCTACGGCGAAACCGATGAGTACGGCTACAATATTGTTCGAAATCCTGTGCATGTGCATGATTTTCAGGCAACGTTACTACACTTATTGGGCGTCGATCACGAAAAGCTCATCTACGAATTTCAGGGACGACGCTTCCGGTTAACGGATGTAGAAGGGAAACTGGTGAAAGGCATAATGGCCTAA
- a CDS encoding ABC transporter ATP-binding protein — MQLLYSYLRHYWGLLVLALFLAAINQVFSLLDPYIFRKIIDQYVVKPGGKLTDIGFWQFLSDGAGILILQALGVAMVSRIAKNFQDYYVNVITQRLGARLYTDGLRHSLELPYQVFEDQRSGETLGKLQKVRADVEKLIQSFVNVLFTSVVGIIFVMWYATTVYWPIAPAYFLTIPLLGFVSSLLSKKIKVVQKTIVAETTALAGSTTESLRNIELVKSLGLAQQETERLNATTDKILRLELKKVKYIRSLSFIQGTFVNLLRNAIMLLMLFLVVQGRITVGEFFSLFIYSFAIFGPLQELGNIINVYRETEASLANFQQILDTPRDVKPLHPQAINKVQTLAFEDVRFKHLTANLPALDGISFTAKLGETIAFVGPSGSGKTTLVKLLVGLYQPLAGQIEYNGIPGSEIDLDELREQIGFVTQDTQLFAGTIRENLRFVAPQATDEECLLALHQAAADTLLNRAPQGLDTVIGEGGVKVSGGEKQRLSIARALLRKPTLLVFDEATSALDSLTEEEIGKTVRQLSGSRQHITILIAHRLSTILHADRIFVLERGHIAEQGAHADLLAQKGLYYAMWRQQIGERKEVSVPVQKTLSVN, encoded by the coding sequence ATGCAATTACTATACTCATACTTGCGTCATTACTGGGGTCTGCTTGTGCTGGCCTTATTTCTTGCCGCCATCAACCAGGTTTTCTCCTTACTTGATCCGTATATTTTTCGAAAGATTATTGACCAGTACGTCGTCAAGCCGGGCGGGAAACTAACGGATATTGGCTTCTGGCAGTTTTTGAGCGATGGGGCCGGTATCCTGATCTTGCAGGCGCTGGGTGTTGCGATGGTGAGCCGGATTGCCAAGAACTTCCAGGATTATTACGTTAATGTTATTACCCAACGACTGGGTGCCCGTCTTTACACCGATGGATTGCGTCACTCACTTGAGTTGCCCTATCAGGTGTTTGAAGACCAGCGGTCGGGCGAAACGCTGGGCAAACTTCAGAAAGTGCGGGCCGATGTCGAAAAGCTTATTCAGTCGTTTGTCAATGTGCTGTTTACGTCTGTTGTCGGAATTATTTTCGTCATGTGGTACGCCACAACGGTCTACTGGCCAATAGCACCCGCTTATTTTCTGACTATTCCATTGCTGGGTTTTGTCAGCTCATTGCTGAGTAAAAAAATTAAAGTCGTTCAAAAGACCATCGTGGCCGAAACAACGGCTCTGGCTGGCTCAACTACCGAAAGTTTACGCAATATCGAACTGGTAAAAAGTCTTGGTCTGGCCCAACAGGAAACCGAACGGCTGAACGCCACAACAGACAAAATTCTGCGTCTAGAACTGAAGAAAGTGAAGTATATCCGCTCGCTTTCATTTATTCAGGGTACGTTTGTGAATTTACTTCGCAATGCAATCATGTTGCTCATGCTGTTTCTGGTTGTTCAGGGACGCATCACGGTGGGTGAGTTCTTCTCGCTCTTTATTTATTCCTTCGCCATCTTCGGGCCCTTGCAGGAACTGGGTAACATCATTAACGTATACCGGGAAACGGAAGCGTCGCTGGCTAATTTTCAGCAGATTCTCGACACGCCCCGCGATGTAAAGCCCCTTCATCCGCAAGCCATTAATAAAGTTCAGACTCTTGCGTTTGAAGACGTTCGTTTTAAACACCTTACGGCAAACCTCCCGGCACTCGATGGTATTTCGTTTACGGCAAAACTCGGCGAAACCATTGCGTTTGTCGGCCCATCGGGTTCTGGCAAAACAACACTGGTGAAACTTTTGGTGGGTCTGTATCAGCCATTAGCTGGCCAGATTGAATACAACGGCATTCCTGGTTCGGAAATTGACCTGGACGAACTGCGGGAGCAGATCGGCTTTGTCACGCAGGATACGCAACTATTTGCCGGGACCATTCGCGAGAACTTACGTTTCGTCGCACCCCAGGCAACGGACGAAGAATGTTTACTGGCCTTGCATCAGGCTGCCGCCGATACCTTACTTAACCGCGCTCCGCAGGGGCTCGACACGGTTATTGGCGAGGGTGGGGTAAAGGTTTCTGGCGGAGAGAAACAACGCCTGAGTATTGCCCGCGCTTTGTTGCGTAAACCAACGTTGTTGGTATTTGATGAAGCTACATCGGCACTTGATTCACTGACCGAGGAAGAGATTGGCAAAACGGTGCGCCAGCTTTCGGGCTCTCGTCAGCACATCACCATCCTGATTGCCCACCGGCTAAGTACGATCTTACACGCCGACCGAATCTTCGTGCTCGAACGCGGTCACATTGCCGAACAGGGCGCCCATGCTGATCTGCTGGCTCAAAAGGGATTGTATTACGCCATGTGGCGGCAGCAAATCGGCGAGCGGAAAGAGGTTTCGGTACCGGTACAAAAAACGCTGTCAGTCAATTAG